One genomic region from Electrophorus electricus isolate fEleEle1 chromosome 25, fEleEle1.pri, whole genome shotgun sequence encodes:
- the LOC118240768 gene encoding rho guanine nucleotide exchange factor 11-like, whose translation MNVRPPASTLDRSVDTPLALLPDAPPLEEDTVHCQNWQETVEPHTLASLGSREIERQAVIYELFTTEASHLRTLRVLDQVFFQKMRNLLTVEELSCIFPNLPQVYSLHANLCESMKRLRDSSIVQGIGDIMVSRFEDAAGEEFQEQVSHLCSQQSQALELIKNKCKDPRFAHLIQECEASPHCRRLQLKDLLVSEMQRLTKYPLLLDNIIRHTEAGSPDLQPLVRAQACCRGILRAVNEVVRETEHRRLLSRYQRRLDLSPLERQASPVAAQFKNLDLSTKKMIHEGPLTWKVSKDKAIDIHALLLSDLLVLLQRGPGDRLNLRCPARSLGGVWGGNTHLKTTFCPVVRLDSSLVRSVATDNKALYVISTSERQIYELVAGTSSEKNTWKNLLEKTISSASGGIEATEQGSTAP comes from the exons ATGAATGTCCGGCCTCCAGCATCTACTCTGGACAG GAGTGTGGATACACCACTGGCGTTGTTGCCTGATGCACCTCCTTTGGAAGAGGACACGGTCCACTGTCAGAACTGGCAGGAGACAGTGGAGCCGCACACACTCGCCTCTCTCGGCTCCCGGGAGATCGAACGGCAGGCTGTCATATATG AGCTGTTCACAACGGAAGCATCTCATTTGCGGACTCTCAGGGTTCTCGATCAGGTGTTCTTCCAGAAGATGAGGAACCTTTTGACCGTCGAAGAACTTTCCTGTATCTTCCCCAACCTGCCCCAGGTCTACAGTCTTCAtg CGAATCTGTGTGAGTCCATGAAGAGGCTGAGGGACTCTTCTATAGTTCAAGGCATCGGAGACATCATGGTGTCTAGA TTTGAAGACGCTGCAGGAGAGGAGTtccaggagcaggtgtctcaCCTGTGCAGTCAGCAGAGTCAGGCACTGGagctcattaaaaataaatgcaaagaccCGCGTTTCGCGCACCTTATACAG gaatgTGAAGCCAGCCCTCACTGCCGCCGACTACAATTAAAGGACCTTCTAGTGTCTGAGATGCAGAGACTCACCAAATACCCCTTGCTGCTGGATaacatcatcagacacacagaag CTGGTTCTCCAGACCTGCAGCCATTGGTGAGGGCACAGGCGTGCTGCCGTGGGATACTGCGAGCTGTCAATGAGGTCGTCAGGGAGACGGAGCACCGGCGACTGCTCAGCCGTTATCAGCGCAGGCTAGACTTGTCCCCTCTGGAGAGGCAGGCCAGTCCTGTCGCTGCTCAGTTCAAG AATCTGGACCTGAGCACTAAGAAAATGATCCACGAAGGACCGTTGACTTGGAAAGTTAGTAAAGATAAAGCTATAG acattcatgctctgcttctctcagaCCTGTTGGTGCTACTCCAAAGGGGTCCAGGTGACCGTTTGAACTTGCGATGTCCAGCGCGCTCactgggtggggtttggggtgggAACACGCACCTCAAAACCACCTTTTGCCCCGTTGTTCGCTTGGATTCATCTCTTGTCAGATCTGTGGCTACAG ATAACAAGGCCTTGTATGTGATCAGTacatcagagagacagatatacgAGCTGGTGGCTGGGACTTCCTCTGAGAAAAACAc ATGGAAGAACCTGTTAGAAAAGACCATCTCCTCGGCCTCTGGAGGCATTGAAGCCACCGAGCAAGGATCAACAGCTCCGTAA
- the LOC118240769 gene encoding cyclin-dependent kinase 5 activator 1-like: MTPSMGLPPLSGHHLFILGRAMSPTASKPERLGQASTESMPRLLMQSSTNELLTCLGVFLCRRCCLLKDLTADEPVQWLRIVDRYVTLTEWQEQSFLIPSTVVFLYMLCRDIISAEVATKEELQAVLLTCLYVSCSYMCEEISYPAKAFLVEENKGAFWARSLDIANRMSGKMLQINNDPQYFWQVFTDLKNMMVH, encoded by the exons ATGACACCATCCATGGGTCTTCCTCCATTATCAGGACACCATCTATTTATCTTGGGTCGAGCGATG TCCCCCACTGCGAGTAAGCCTGAAAGGCTGGGCCAGGCCAGCACTGAAAGCATGCCTAGACTGCTCATGCAGTCCTCCACCAACGAGCTGCTCACATGCCTGGGTGTGTTCTTGTGCCGGCGTTGCTGCCTGCTGAAGGACCTGACTGCTGACGAGCCTGTGCAGTGGCTGCGCATTGTGGACCGCTACGTGACACTGACAGAATGGCAGGAGCAAAGCTTCCTCATTCCAAGCACCGTGGTCTTTCTCTACATGCTGTGCCGTGACATCATTTCAGCTGAGGTGGCCACCAAGGAGGAGCTGCAGGCCGTGCTGCtcacatgcttgtatgtgtctTGCTCCTACATGTGTGAGGAGATCAGCTACCCAGCCAAAGCTTTCCTGGTGGAGGAAAACAAAGGGGCCTTCTGGGCCCGATCCCTGGACATTGCTAACCGCATGAGTGGCAAGATGCTGCAGATTAACAATGACCCGCAGTATTTTTGGCAGGTCTTCACTGACCTGAAGAACATGATGGTTCATTAA